GTAATTGCAGCACCTGTTTTTGAATCGTTCTGCGCTCTTCATAAGGAAGGGCTCTTGAAAAATCTGTTTCCGTTATCGATTGTAACGAAGCATGAATGTTTTTGTTATGTCTTGCTGAATGTGTTGAAAGTGCTTCAATTGCTAACATACTTTTAGAAACGACTTTTTCCTCTAACCAATGTTGGCTGCTAATATAGGTACTAACATGAACGATCTCTTTAATTTTTTCATCTGCAAATGCTAGAGCGTTTAATAGAACTGGATCTAACTGTTTCTCACTAATAGTTGTAACAGGTACATGTTGTAAGCTACAAGATGATTCTATCCATACAGACTGAGCACCACTTAATGATAGAACACTTTGTATATCAGACACGACTTCTGCTAAATTGGCAGACCAAATATCCCGGCCATTTATACAGCCTATCCCAATAAATTTTTCACTTGGAAAACCGTATTTACGTATAGAATCCATGTTTTCTTTTTTACCATGAACAAAATCTAACCCAATTCCCGCTACTGGTAATTGCGATAATCTTTCATAAGAAGTTAAAGCTTCAAAATAGGTTTGCAGCATAATTTTAGCTGCTGGAACACTCTCAGACAATTGCTTATACATTTCCTCAACAAGTCGAACCTCATCTTCTGGCAAAGATTTAGTTAATGAAGGCTCCTCTAGCTGTATCCATTCAGCACCAGCATCCACTAATTGTTGAATAACATCTGCATAAAGTGGTAGCAATTGAAAAATGAAGGTAGCACGTGATTTTTGATCATAGCCTTTTGTTAAATCTATAAACGTATAGGGACCAATTAATGTTGGTTTGGTGATAATATTAAGTTCGTTTTTTGCTTCTAAAAAATAGTCTACTATTTTATTATGAGTTAGCTTTAATCTAGTTCCTTCATACTCTGGGACAATGTAGTGGTAGTTGGTATTAAACCATTTAGTCATTTCACATGCTACAACATTTTTTGCACCACGTGCCATAGCATAATAACGGGTAAATTCCGTTTCATTTACCAATGATTGATATCGTTCAGGAACAAGACCGAACATAAACGCTAAATCTAACATGCGATCATATAAGGTAAAATCACCAACAGTTATGTAGTCAATCCCTAACTCATGTTGACGTTGAATATTTTTTAATCGCTGTTCTTTTAGATCTTTCTGAAACTGTTCCTCTGAAAGATTGCCTTTCCAAAATTTTTCTACAGTTCTTTTCCATTGACGGTTCTCACCAATATAGGGATAACCAATGACAGTACTAATTACTTCCATCTCGATAAGCCTCCTTTTTTTACATAACCCAAATAAAAAAGCTATTTCTGAATTCAGAAATAGCTTTGGACTTATCTATGCATATTTAATAAGCGTAAAAAATTTACTTTTTACGTTCTTTTCGCACAGAGCACCACCTATTTCCACGTAGGTATTTGGTGTGTACTAGAATTAGGCAGGTCTCCTGACTTTTCATCAACGCTCATCAATGCCTTCCCATTATTACAGTGGCCAATTTTGACTTGCTCCGAGTTTACAGTTGCGGGACAGTGTTGGATTCTCACCAAGCTTCCCTTTTAAGCTTATTCTCATAAGCACCTATTCATACACGTTATGTAATTAAGTTTATTATAACCTTATTATCAAGAGATTTAAATATTCAAAATATAAATATTTATTTTATTTTTCTAAAAAACTGATATTTTCCTTTTTCAGGATACTTTCTTCCTATGAATAAGACCTCTATTGCATACAATATGCAAATAGAGGCCTTATTCATAGTTAGTTATATATGTACGTTAATTTTGTCCTTTAGTATAGATCTGAAAGTTTACACCAAATTTATCTGTGACACTTCCGTAAGCTGGACTAAAGAAGGTTTCTTGCAATGGCATTGTTACAACACCATCGTTGCTTAATTCTTCAAACATCTCTCTAGAATTCTGTGGATTATCAGTTGAGATACAAATCGTCACTTGATTTCCACTTTGATGAGGTTGACCTGGAAATGTGTCTGAAAGCATAACTTCAGTTTCGCCAACCTGCATTGTTGCGTGTGAAATTCGTTTTTTAGCTTCTTCTGGTAGAGGAAACTCTGGATTTTCGGGCATTTCATCAAAAGATTGAGAAAAAAGTAGCTGTGCATTCAAAGCCTTTTGATAAAACTCAATAGCTTCAGCTGCATTTCCATTCATCACTAAATACGGAATTAACCTAACTGACATAAAAATCGCTCCCTTATTCATTATTTTCTTTCATAATTTCAATTTCTAAAATAATTATATCGAAACGAACAAGTGTTCGCAACTCTTTTTTAGATCTTTTGGTGATAATTACTATAAAAGAAATCAGCTTGGATTATTACAATATTATTGCTTTTCATACTCACCACGTTTACTCGTCTTCACTTTCTTCTCTTCTTCCTTCTGTATATCAGCTATTTTTTTAATCGTTGTTCCTGGATAATAATGATCGATGATCTCTCTGTAAGTGTATCCCTTATCGCCCATTATACTTGCGCCCCATTGACTCATTCCAACACCATGACCAAAACCTCTACCTCTTATAACATAGTAACGATCGTGTTCTTCGAATGTATCAATTAGGTAGCTTTTAAAGGAAGATCCTCCAATAAGAGGTCTTATTTTATCTATGTCGGTATCGTTGAGCTCAACAACTTCATACAGAATGGTTCCTTCTATTAATTGTCTTAAGAATTCTATTTTGATTGACCCTTTTTTTGCACGATTTGATTCATTTTGTTCTGGTGATATATCTAGCTGTGATATGGATAAGATTTTTATATCCCCATCATATCCTTGTTTTTTTAACCTTTGTTTCATAGGTTCTGTTATTGAAGCCTCTTTTTCTTTTAACTTGTCCCACCAACCTAACCTAGAAGCGTCTATCTTTTCTAAAAAAAGCTGTTCCTTCTGTAAAGTGAGTGTCCATGGCTGAATAGGATCGTAAGGGTCTTTCTTTACCGGAAAGTATGCTTTTGCTGTTTCCCCCCAAACATTCTTATTGTTTTCAGTTACTCCCCCGTTACTTGCCGAATAATAAGCATTGATGGGCTTATTTTCAAATGTAATGATTTTTCACCTTTTGTTTCATCAACCGCTTTTGAAGCTTGTTCAAACCATTCATATCCACCATAAACTTGAAATTGAATGGTATCATCCATTTCCTTGTCCATATGTGTCATCGTGTAGGTCCTAGCAGCAAGTGCTTGTGCCTTTAAGGTTTCTAGTTTCCACGAAGGATATACTTCAAAAGGAACAACACCTTTTAAATAATCCTCAATAGGGATTTGATTGACAGGTCTGATGTATTTACCATCCTCTATGATAAATTCCATTGCGCCAAGGTACTTTTTGTCATTCACAGTGATCACATGCTCTTCATCATATACATCTGGTATTAAGACTAAGGAATCATTAAACATCGTTTTGTCGTTTTGATTCGTAAGTAAAATCGAACCTTTTTTGACGGTTAAAATGTGTTCAACTCCCTCACTTATCACTTCAATTCCATTTATTGTTGTAAATCTACCTTTAACCTGTATGGTGAGCTCCTCTTTATCTCCTATGTAATTTTTTAACTTTACCTTTAATATTTCACTCGCATTGACATTTACATGATTTGAAAATATAGATACAAATAGTAACAGTAAGATTAAACGTTTCATAGGTTTTAGTATTCTTAAATTTAGCTATTCGTATTCTTTTTATCATTTCGTAGTGGAATATATATAACCTACATTTAATACCCTCTTTATTTAGTAAGTTCTTTTTATAACTAGAGAAGGTCGATCAATTTATAGTAAGTTAAATGTATTGTATGTGAAAAATAAAATAAATAATATGACTTATTGAGCAAAGCCTTTTAAATAAAAAACGCAAATGTTATTACACATTCGCGTTTTTTAAATATAGAGGTTACATTGGGATTAATAATTTAAAAAGTTAAAAAACAACTTACTCTCGGCAATATTCAGCTATTTGATTTGTACATAAATTGTAAATATCACAATTTTTATAGGTTTTATACCACTGAACTGTTTTTTCAACGGTTTCATTAATACTCCATTTTGGAGACCAGTTTAATTGATGTTTCGCTTTACTTATATCTAAACTTAAAAGTTTTGCTTCATGAACATCTGCTTGTTGATTTATATCCCACGTTCCTTCTCCCCAAATATCCACTAATAGGGGTAGCGTCAGGGAAATGCGGATTTACAACGGTAAGCATTTGATACAAGTCTTATGAGACAGTCAGAAGTCATTTAAAACGCTAATTTCATTATGTCTCAATAAACTCTACTCTATTGGAATTGTGAAGTGATACACTTAAACTAACGTACGCAGGTTTGTTGAATAAGGACTTCAAAAAATACCCTTAATTAAGCTAAAAAGTCCTTCTCTTTATTAAGAAGGACTTTTTTATGTGTTATTCCATTGTCTCATTCATTGTAATAGTTTCGCTTGCTTCATGACCAGATTCTCCATGTCCTGGTCCAAACAAATTCAATATTACAACTCCTACAAGAATCAGTGTTATTCCTGCAATGCTAGCCATGTTAAGTTTTTCCTTCCAAACTAAAACTGAAATTACTGTAGTCAAAACAAGTCCTAAACCTGCCCATAATGCATATGCAGTGTTTAAGGGGATTGTTTTTAGCGACAAGGATAAAAAGAAAAAACAACCAACGAAAGCTATTATTACCCCTATTGTAGGATAGAGTTTTGAAAAGCCTTCAGATGCTTTTAATAGGGAAGAGCCAATAATCTCCCCCACTATTGCAAGTGCTAAATATAGATATGACATTATTCGTCCTCCTGAATCATGTTTATTAGTTCATCAAAAACTTGTGTTTTTAGTTCTTCATTTAATGGTGCCATTCCAAATATTTCTGAAAACCAAAGACCATCTATGGATAATCTTGTAATTGTTATTTTGACAGGATCAATTCCATCAGTTATTAACTTTGTATGCAAAATATCGTATCTCTGCCGGAATTCATCTAATAAATCTGGATTAATAAACATAGCAGCCATTAGTGCGGAATTTAGATTATTGTTTTCTAAATCGGAAAATGTAGATTTAAGATAAGCCCTATTCCATTTTCCTATTGCGTTATCATCGTCGTTATTAACTAACGTATTAATGCATTCGAAATAATTATTTGTCCAATCTTCCACCATTCCTTTAATTAATGCTTCCTTGCTAGGAAAATGGTATAATAATCCACCTTTACTCACGCCAGCTCTTTGGGCGACTGCCTCTAATGTGAGTTTGACAACTCCTTCTTCTTTTACAATTTCAGATGCAGCAATCAATATATTTTTTTTCTTATTAGCATGCTTTGAAATAGACATAATAACCTCCATAACTTAGATACATATAATATACCGTCTGGACGGTTTTTTTGTCAATCGAATTAAAGCTCTTATTTAATATCACTCTTTCACATAAAAATAATCCAATAAATTAATCTAAAGATTGTGAAGAAATGTACTTAAAGTAAAGGGAGCTTTAGTTCAACAGTCGATTTCTTAAAATCGGCTTTATTTATGGGTGAAAATTACATTACCGTTGTAAATCCGCATTTTCAGGACTCTACCCCTAATAAGCTTACAAGATTTTCTACCGAAACATTTCCTTCTTCTCCTGGACCAAAGTTCCAAGCTCCAGAAAAAGCCGGGCCATGTGTAAGAATTTGTGATGTTAATAAAAGATATCCGCTCAATGGTTCTAACACATGCTGCCAAGGACGAATTGATTTTGGTGATCGAATGGAAATCGGTTTCCCTTTTTCTATTGCACGTACACTGTCTGGTATAATTCGATCTTCTGCCCAATCTCCTCCTCCAATTACATTGCCTGCCCTAACTGTTGAAATGACCTTTCCATGCTCACTAAATTGATTCTCATTAAAATAAGAGTTTCGATAGGAAGCTACTAATAGTTCACAACAAGCTTTACTGGAACTATACGGATCGTACCCACCTGCTGGATCAATTTCTCGATAGCCCCAAACCCATTCTTTATTTTCATAACATTTGTCTGTTGTAATAAAGATACCTATTTTTGTTTCTTCCGTTTTTCTTATTGCCTCTAAGATATTCATAGTCCCCATTACATTTACGTCGTACGTTTCTTTAGGGTGACTATAAGAATATTTCACTAAAGGCTGCGCCGCTAAATGGAAAACAATTTCTGGTCGATATTGCTGAAAGACATTATCTATTGCATTTTGATCTCTTATGTCACCTCTTATATCAATTATCTTATTTTCTATACCCGATAGAACAAATAAGTCATTATTTGTTATTGGATCTAAAGAATAACCAATTACTTTAGCACCTAACATGTTTAACCATATCGTTAGCCATGTGCCCTTAAAGCCTGTGTGACCTGTCACAAGAACTGTCCTATCCTTAAATGAGTCCGCAAAATTAATTGTCATTGATCAATCCCCCTCCTTTTCCATTTTCATTTTGTTTATACCAATTTATTGTGCGGATAATTCCTTCTTCTAACGAAATGTTAGGTTGCCAATTAAGGAGATCTTTAACTTTAGAGATATTAGGTTGTGGTGTCATTCGTTCATTTTCTCTATATTTCAATGCCCCATACTGTGGTTGTAAGTCTGTATTCATATGAGAAAAAATGGCATCAACGAAATATTTAATTGGATATACTTCACCACTTCCAATATTAAAAATCTCATTCTTAATTTTGGATTTACTACAGCCAGCAAAAATGCATCAATTACATTTTGAATATAACAATAATCCCTTAGTTGTTCACATGGTGTTAACAAGACTTCATTGTTCTGTAAGATTTGTTGGATGACATAACTAAATAACTTATGTGATTCCTCTGATTCTCCAAACAAATTAAATGGCCTAAATGTAATAAGATTTATTCCTAACTGAGACGCTAACTGATGGGCAATTAAAGTGGCTGATGCTTTTGTACTACCATATAAATCTAATGGTTTTAACATCATTTCCTCATGAATAGCTTCATTAGATTCACCATACTCTGAGCTAGAACCAATATTTATAACTTTTTCAAGATTTTTACTGTATTGTGCTGAAAAAATGAGATTGGCAGTTCCTTGTATATTTACTTGAATAGCTTCTAGATAATTGTCTTTCCTACTGTTAACCCCATATGCAGCGAAATGAAAAATAACATGTGGTTGAAATTGTTTCATTGTATTCTCTATATCAGAATAATTAGATATATCACCTGTAAATTGATGAATTTGAGATAAACCATTTTTTAGTCGCCATGGATTGGAGTTTTTTCTCGTGAAAACGGCAACCTCACAATCTTTATAAAGTCTAGTTATAAGGTGAGAACCAATAAAACCGTATCCTCCTGTTACAAGAATTTTTTTATTGGTAAGTGTGTTTTGATTCATAACTAGACCTCATGATAATGACTAACATGTAATGGGTTCTTTGCAGAATAGTTTGAAGAAACTGGAGTGCAGAAAGGTGAGATATCATAAATTCCTATTATATCTCTAAAATTTCTCGTAATATTTATTAAATGGTGAATATAAGGTATATAGATATAATTTAAGACTTCTTCAGAAAAGGATAACTTCTCAAGCTTCCAAAGATCATAATGTTCCTCATTTATCATGATCATACTGCCAAAATGATAGGAAACTAATAGATTTCCGTCTATTGTTAATGTACTATTCTCTTTAGAAACAGTATGTTCATTTTTCATGACTAAGTTCCATGGAGCAACATTAATGCCCATATGATCAATGATTTTAATATTGGAAAAAAGCTTAGGTATTGACTCTAAATATTTCTGATCCCCCCAACTATCATACTGGGGATTATATTCATTCGAACAATGATCCATACACTTCTCTTTCCACCAATCGAGAATTGTAAGAGACATATCATCGCGTTTAAATCCAATCAATCCGGCTTGATACTGTCCATGAATATTCTCTAATTCCGTTGTACCATTTTGTTTACTTAAGAAAATGGAGTAACTTCCCCATTCATTCATTAATTCTAAAGGGTTATTAAAAAAGTAGTTATCACTATCACAATAGATAATGTGATCTATTTCTTTCACTTTATTTAAGACATACTGACATAACGGGGCCTTTAAAGTCCAACAATATTCATTTATCGCACGTTCTTTTTTCACTTTCAGTAGTCTTTCATCTTCTATCTCTTCTAGTCGAATGAGAGATACATGCTGTAGGTTCATTTCAGTTAATATTTGGTGTGTTGTTTTGTCTATTGTTAATATCCACATGTGAAAATTTCGCATCTTTTGATGAATTGAACCATATAATGCCAACCCTTTTATTAAATATTCCTCACTCATAATCACTGTGAAATTCATAAAGTTATCCCACTGATCTATTTCGCGACTTAATTTAGAATATTTATAGTAAGTCTTTGCATTAGATGGGTTTTCTTTCTGTAATCCCTGTTCTAAAATATGCTTATCGATTTGTGAAATTTTATTGATACTTTTACGAATCGCTTCTAGATAAGGAACATACACGTTATTAATAATCTTACGGTCTATTTTTAAAGTATTTAATGACCATAAATCAAATTCTGAAAAATTGTAAATGGAAAGACAGGCAAAATGAAAAACAATTAATGGGTCGTTCTCAATATAAAGTCTGTTTTCATTTGTAGTTAATTTATAATTATTATTGTAGATTGTATTCCAAGGAGCTGCATCAATCCCTAAATGTGATGATATTTTAACTCTAGGAAAAAATCTTGTTAGATCATCTAAATACTTTTGATCACCGAATCTATTATTAGAAGATTCTTTATAGCACCACTCTATACATTTTTCCTTCCACCACTTAAGTGCCTCACGACCGTAGTGATCATTTTTAAACCCTACTAGACCTGCTTGAAATTTACCGTACTTTTCCTCAACCCAATCTAAATCTCTTTGTGGACATAAATAGATTGATTTTTCTTCCCACTCATTGAAAATAGGTTTAGGATTTGAGAAAAAATATAAATCTCCATCTACATATACGATTGAAGCTAAATTGTAGTTTTCTAGTAAATATTCCATTAGCGGTGCCTTTAAAGTCCAACAATATTCATTCGTTTGTCTTGTTTTTTTAACTTTTCTTAGTCTGTTGTCTTCCAAATCTTCAACTTTAACTAAAATCATATTTTCTAAAGTTAGTTTTGAAAAAATTGAATAGGTCAGCTCATCGATACAACAAACAAATAAATGAAATTCATCCGTATATTTCTTGATTGATTCGTATAAGGCAAGCACTTTAAAAATATATTCTTTTCCAGATATAACACAGAAGTTATATGGTTTATTTACTATAGTTGGTTCTTCTACAATCTCTTGTGTTTTAGATAGTTGATCATACCTGTTTTCATTTACTGGTTCTAAAGAATCCTTTACATGGTGACTAGTTAGAATCATAGGTTCTTCTAGTTCATCATAATTATTGATACTGTTACTTGAAACAACGTCGATTACCTTTTCTTCACTTTCGTTGTTCCACCATAACTTAAAATTATTTACTAATTTTCCAATATAATCACTCATTTTGAATATTTTCCCTCCTTTCTATGATTTCCATATTTTATTTGCTTCAACTAGATCTTTCGGTGTATCAATCGACATCCATAATCCATCATGCTCGTAGATTGCTAGTTCTTCATCTTTGATCAAATTCTTTAATGGATTCTCTTCAAGAACACATTGTGGATCATCACTTAAATAACGAAAAAAGTCTCGATTACATACGAAGAATCCTCCATTAATGATTGAGTTCATCTCAGGTTTTTCTACAAATTTTGTTGCAATCCCGTTTTCTAATTCTAGAATACCGTATTGACTTTGTTTTCTTATTCCTGTAAGAGTAACTGTTTTCCCTTTTTCCTTATGAAACTGAATCAATTTATCAATATTAATATCTGATAGTCCATCCCCATAAGTGAGTAAAAAGATATCATCATCTACATATTTCTCAATATTTTTTATTCTAGCGCCAGTCATAGTTTCTAAACCGGTATCTGCAAATGTGATGGACCAATCTTCTATGTTATTTAGTGGAATAGGGTTGTTCTCGTTCAATACTAGCTCTAAATCACTTTCCTTCCACTTGTATTCAATGAAGTATTCTTTAATTTTTTCTCCTTGATATCCAAGTGGCAAAATAAATTCATTATATCCATATTGACTATATAATTTCATAATATGCCAAATAATAGGTTTACCATTTACCCGTGCTAGTGCCTTTGGTATATTTTCTTCCAATCCTCTCATTCTAAGTCCCTTTCCACCGCACAAAATAACAACTTTCACTGTCATCTTCCTTTCTATCAATTTATTGGATATGTTATTCCATTTTTTGCTTATTGTATGAGGTATATATACTGCAAGGGAGAAAAACCATACTAAAAAACTAGTATTTATAGGTGATTGATATATAATGTTATTTACAAATAGGAAATATTACCCTTTTTTATTATTGATACCATACTTAATTTCTAAGACTTATAGAATACACCATTACTTTTGTGTCATTCGGATATCCCAACCTAATGCAGTGAGAAGCATCTGCTTTAGAAATAAAAAGAAAATTTTTAACTTTTTCACTTTATAGCGTTTCGTGCTCATACCTTTAACAAGACTGAGGCCTTCTTTAAGACGGTTCGTTTTTATAAGTCGATCAGCATAGTCCAGTTCTAATTTAGCCAAATATTCCCTCAATTCATTTGAGGCCTCTACCTCTTTACTTCTTAAACTATTTTTTATCGTTTCAATTATTGGATAGGGTTGTGATGTATGGAGGATTGTACACATACTATTTGGAAGTCCACGATAGTAAGTAACTTGATTTGTATGACTATATGCAATTTGATCATGAACACTAATTCTAAACCACATATCTTGGTCTTCCCCATGGTGATGATTAATCGCAAAAAGGCCTACTTTTTCAAACGTCTTCTTTGGAATAACGACTGCTGAAGAGATAATGGGAAGATCCCTAAGAACACTCTTACAATATTGATCGATTAGACCCTCCCATGGTATTGGAGGAATAGATTCAATTTTTGGTGTAATTTTTCGACCGTTTTGTAAAATGATTTGATATGCCGTAGCATATGCTCCTGCTTCTGGATATTTCTCGATTAAATGAAAGACAGTCTCAAGAAATGTAGGTTTCCATTCATCATCCGCATCTAAAAATGCGATTAGACTAGTTTTTGCTTCCTCTATCCCTCTGTTTCTAGCCGCAGAAGCTCCTGCATTGTTTTGTTGAATTACTCGAATACGCGGATCTCTAATTTCCGCCACAATATTATAGCTGTTATCTGTTGATCCATCATCAATAATCACAATTTCAAATGTTTGAACAGTCTGGCTCAAAACAGATTGTACTGCTCTTTTTATATAGTTTTCCTTGTTGTAAAGTGGTATGACTACTGTGACACCGAGCATAGTGCTCCCTCCCAATTTTTCATTGCAAGTTTTTGGGCATTTGGAAGGGGTAAAATTGGTGGAATGTACTTATCGTGCAAAATATTCATAATAGATGAATACAACTGCTCCTCTTCAAACTGAGTTGAATCAATTGTAAAACCGGTGTTTGCCTGAATTTCCTTTGCCCAACCCATGCATTTTGGATGGTAGGATAAGATCACTGTAGGAGTTTCCGTCATATAACCAAAAATACAACTATGAAGTCTCATCCCCACAATCCCTCTACATCTTGAAATTAGGTTTAATACTACAGCTGGATTATGCTGATAGGGAATTCGTGTGACTGGAATTTCTGTGTTAAGCTTTTTTATGATTTCGCTGTGAATATCAAAATCTCCTAATACTCGGTGACCGTTAAAGTCAATAAAAATTAGTTCTTCAACATCTTCTAATGTTAGACGATTTAACACATTTAAGATTTTTTCGAATCTTCTTTTCTCGACATCAGTATTTAAGCCAATATATCTTTCATAATGACATAATGAAATAGCTAGTCCTCTTCTTTTTGATGAACTATTATTTAGGTTGTTACCTTGTTGTGAAAATGGAAAAAGTGGAGCTAGATCAAACGTTTTCTCAATGTTTAGATCTGGTGCTAAACTTTTTACAATATTGAAGCTATCTTCATCACGTACGCCAATATAGGAAAGCTTATTTATAAATTTCTTACATGCTTGTTCTGCTCCACTATCTCTAAATGGACCAAAGGAAACACCTAATGCAATCGCAGCTTCTCCTCTACTTAAATCAATTAAGTCTGCGTCTCGCGTCAATTTATCCGTTGAATGAAAGACAGATCCTCCCCCAAAAACAATCATATTAGATGTTAATGCATGGTAATATAATCTCACTAAATTTTCACTCTTACTTTTTTCTCTCTCCACATACAAGGGTAATACAGGTAGTTCTTTTTCAAAGCTAGGGATACGAACTGAAGTTGCCAGTATTTTATTAGATTGAAGAAATTGGTTGCATCCCCAAGATGCTGATGCTAATAGCACATCATCACCAGTGTTGTACTCACCGTAATAACCAGATAATAGAATTTTCCTCATATTATCTCTCCCTATTTTTTAAATTAATGTACGTAAACAAATATACTAGTGTTCTGGACTTAGAAGTAATTAATGAATCTGTCTCGTTCCGATAAATATACAAATTCATATGTTATTAATGTATGTTTCTTCTATTTATTAGTAAAAGGAGGGATAAGTTCTGTTATTTAAAAAGTTAAAGCTACTATTTATTACGAAGGATTGGTCAAGTGGAATCGAACGAAATAATTACTATCTCTCCCAATCGTTAAGAAAGCTGACGAAATTAACTATTTGGGAAGAACCAGGTAATATTCATGAAATACTATCTACTCTTGATTTTATTCCTGATTTTATTTTATTAAACGATTTACGCCCATCAAGATGTCCCGAGATAAAAGGATTGGATACATGTGATATTCCTATAGGGATGATTATGCATGATTTGCAGTACAAAACGAGCTATCGAAGGCAATTTATTGAAGAAAACAATATACTGTATCTATTTACACATTATCGGGATAGGTTTTTAGAGTGGTTTCCAGAATATGAGGATAGAATGATTTGGTTCCCTCATTTTGTTCATACAGATGTTTTCAAAGATTATAAACAAGAAAAAGAAATGGACTTTCTATTAATGGGCTCAACGTACCCCCCAATCTATCCACTACGAGCAGCTATTCTAGATGGGATGAAGGATCTTCCAAATTTCACTCTTCACGAACACCCAGGATATGATAAAGGAAACTATCACGAAGAGGATTATTTTGTAGGCCGCAGGTATGCAAAAGAAATCAATAGAGCCAAAATTTTTTTTACCTGTGATTCCATATATCAATACCCCGTTATGAAATATTATGAAGTACTTGCTAGTAATACTCTTCTATTAGCATCCCATTCAAAAGAACTGGAAGACCTTGGGTTTATACCTGACATTCACTTTGTGGAGGTCAATAAAGAAAACTATTATGAAAAAGCTATGTATTACCTAGAAAACTACGAAAGTATTGGAAAAGATATCGCTAAAAATGGGTACAATATGGTTCGC
This genomic stretch from Metabacillus sp. B2-18 harbors:
- the metE gene encoding 5-methyltetrahydropteroyltriglutamate--homocysteine S-methyltransferase; amino-acid sequence: MEVISTVIGYPYIGENRQWKRTVEKFWKGNLSEEQFQKDLKEQRLKNIQRQHELGIDYITVGDFTLYDRMLDLAFMFGLVPERYQSLVNETEFTRYYAMARGAKNVVACEMTKWFNTNYHYIVPEYEGTRLKLTHNKIVDYFLEAKNELNIITKPTLIGPYTFIDLTKGYDQKSRATFIFQLLPLYADVIQQLVDAGAEWIQLEEPSLTKSLPEDEVRLVEEMYKQLSESVPAAKIMLQTYFEALTSYERLSQLPVAGIGLDFVHGKKENMDSIRKYGFPSEKFIGIGCINGRDIWSANLAEVVSDIQSVLSLSGAQSVWIESSCSLQHVPVTTISEKQLDPVLLNALAFADEKIKEIVHVSTYISSQHWLEEKVVSKSMLAIEALSTHSARHNKNIHASLQSITETDFSRALPYEERRTIQKQVLQLPDFPTTTIGSFPQSAEVKKTRAAWRKNQMTDNEYAAFIKKETARWVEIQEDIGLDVFVHGEFERTDMVEFFGEKLSGFAFTTNAWVVSYGSRCVKPPIIYGDVEWTNPMTVKEVIDAQKLTNKYVKGMLTGPVTILNWSFVRNDIPREVVANQIAIALRQEIRALEEAGIAIIQVDEPALREGLPLRQENWSEYVNWAVKAFKLATSSVKIETQIHTHMCYCEFNDFIDPIRELDADVISLETSRSHGELISSLKKNAYELGIGLGVYDIHSPRVPVVSEIMGILEESLQVISIEQFWINPDCGLKTRQESETVAALKNMVKAAKQIREVTGSILH
- a CDS encoding VOC family protein codes for the protein MSVRLIPYLVMNGNAAEAIEFYQKALNAQLLFSQSFDEMPENPEFPLPEEAKKRISHATMQVGETEVMLSDTFPGQPHQSGNQVTICISTDNPQNSREMFEELSNDGVVTMPLQETFFSPAYGSVTDKFGVNFQIYTKGQN
- a CDS encoding SpoIID/LytB domain-containing protein is translated as MITFENKPINAYYSASNGGVTENNKNVWGETAKAYFPVKKDPYDPIQPWTLTLQKEQLFLEKIDASRLGWWDKLKEKEASITEPMKQRLKKQGYDGDIKILSISQLDISPEQNESNRAKKGSIKIEFLRQLIEGTILYEVVELNDTDIDKIRPLIGGSSFKSYLIDTFEEHDRYYVIRGRGFGHGVGMSQWGASIMGDKGYTYREIIDHYYPGTTIKKIADIQKEEEKKVKTSKRGEYEKQ
- a CDS encoding SpoIID/LytB domain-containing protein, with the translated sequence MKRLILLLLFVSIFSNHVNVNASEILKVKLKNYIGDKEELTIQVKGRFTTINGIEVISEGVEHILTVKKGSILLTNQNDKTMFNDSLVLIPDVYDEEHVITVNDKKYLGAMEFIIEDGKYIRPVNQIPIEDYLKGVVPFEVYPSWKLETLKAQALAARTYTMTHMDKEMDDTIQFQVYGGYEWFEQASKAVDETKGEKSLHLKISPSMLIIRQVTGE
- the qacH gene encoding quaternary ammonium compound efflux SMR transporter QacH, which produces MSYLYLALAIVGEIIGSSLLKASEGFSKLYPTIGVIIAFVGCFFFLSLSLKTIPLNTAYALWAGLGLVLTTVISVLVWKEKLNMASIAGITLILVGVVILNLFGPGHGESGHEASETITMNETME
- a CDS encoding TetR/AcrR family transcriptional regulator, translated to MSISKHANKKKNILIAASEIVKEEGVVKLTLEAVAQRAGVSKGGLLYHFPSKEALIKGMVEDWTNNYFECINTLVNNDDDNAIGKWNRAYLKSTFSDLENNNLNSALMAAMFINPDLLDEFRQRYDILHTKLITDGIDPVKITITRLSIDGLWFSEIFGMAPLNEELKTQVFDELINMIQEDE